One Lachnospiraceae bacterium C1.1 genomic region harbors:
- a CDS encoding ATP-grasp fold amidoligase family protein yields the protein MGIDRKDWLRKKLAYWHESLVPPFLYPYALKSWYKKCTGRELDLKNPKTYCDKINWIKLYGVSPEMTRLSDKLLVRDFVKEKIGEEYLIPLLGFWDRFDEIDFDKLPEKFALKTNHGSATNIIVDDKDKLDMEDARDKFNFWMSINFAFQFGYQLQYRDIKRKILAEEFIDNGGNDLFDYKIHCFDGKPEYIQYIGSRRGDTREIYLDTEWNPVDFFDAVFPRYEKIPPKPECLEKLVELAAVLSEGWNYVRVDFYVLDNGDIKFGEMTFTPGSGQYKWNPPEADLFMGEKIKLPLN from the coding sequence ATGGGAATTGACAGAAAAGACTGGCTTAGAAAAAAACTTGCTTACTGGCATGAAAGTTTGGTGCCTCCGTTTCTTTATCCTTATGCATTAAAGAGCTGGTATAAGAAGTGTACAGGAAGGGAACTGGATCTTAAGAATCCGAAGACCTATTGTGACAAGATAAACTGGATAAAACTTTATGGAGTCAGTCCTGAAATGACAAGACTTTCAGATAAATTGCTTGTCAGGGATTTTGTTAAAGAGAAAATAGGCGAGGAATATCTTATTCCACTGTTGGGATTCTGGGACAGATTCGATGAGATAGATTTTGACAAGCTGCCGGAAAAGTTTGCCCTAAAGACAAATCATGGTTCGGCGACAAATATCATCGTTGATGATAAAGACAAATTGGATATGGAAGATGCAAGGGATAAATTTAATTTCTGGATGAGTATCAATTTTGCCTTTCAATTTGGATATCAGCTCCAGTATAGGGATATAAAACGTAAGATTCTTGCAGAAGAATTTATAGATAATGGTGGAAATGACCTTTTTGATTATAAGATCCACTGCTTTGATGGAAAGCCTGAGTATATTCAATATATAGGAAGCAGAAGAGGAGATACCAGGGAAATATATCTTGATACCGAATGGAATCCTGTGGACTTTTTTGATGCTGTATTTCCAAGATATGAAAAGATTCCACCAAAGCCGGAGTGTCTTGAAAAATTAGTTGAACTTGCAGCTGTTTTATCTGAAGGCTGGAATTATGTAAGAGTAGACTTTTATGTCCTCGATAATGGGGATATAAAGTTTGGAGAAATGACATTTACTCCGGGATCCGGTCAGTATAAATGGAATCCCCCGGAGGCGGATCTCTTTATGGGAGAGAAGATAAAACTTCCTTTGAATTAA
- a CDS encoding Tex family protein produces MDIISTISEELGVKNWQTEAAVKLIDEGNTIPFISRYRKEATGSLNDEQLRNLFERLNYLRNLEEKKQAVLQSIDDQGKLTDELKAKIEAAEKLVTLEDLYRPYKQKKKTRATAAKARGLEPLAEYILAMSASAPLEEEAQKYVTGSITPASDSKEDKVKAAEKEVIDVAAALSGASDIIAEKISDEPDYRTYIRDITVSEGKIVSSAKDEKEKSVYENYYEYEEPVSKIVGHRILALNRGESEKFLIVKIAAPEDRILGYLEKKIITKDNQYTTPFLKESIKDSYKRLIEPAIEREIRSDLTSKAEDGAIDVFGKNLRQLLMQPPIAGQTVLGWDPAFRTGCKLAVVDPTGKVLDTVVVYPTEPQKKIEEAKKIVKRLIEKYHISLISVGNGTASRESEQVIVEMLHEIPEANVHYVITNEAGASVYSASELATEEFPNFDVGQRSATSIARRVQDPLSELVKIDPKSIGVGQYQHDMNQKKLGDALSGVVEDAVNNVGVDVNTASAPLLKYVSGVSSTVAKNIVEYREANGPFKSRSEFKKVPKLGPKAFEQCAGFMRIPNAKNPLDSTSVHPESYDAAKKLLEKIGCEVKDEAAINSFEKSIDNKTELAEEIGVGELTMMDILHELEKPGRDPREDMPKPILRSDVLDMKDLKPGMQLKGTVRNVIDFGAFVDIGVHQDGLVHLSQMCDHYIKHPLEVVSVGDIVDVKVLDVDVEKARISLTMKLNEERTSNKKVNTNSDKKQANNKNQGNRNHNKKPNNKPRKEQKPKEYAPGTIGYILAHQNHK; encoded by the coding sequence ATGGATATCATTTCAACTATTTCCGAGGAACTCGGAGTAAAAAACTGGCAGACAGAAGCCGCAGTAAAGCTTATTGACGAAGGAAATACCATACCTTTTATTTCCCGATACAGAAAAGAGGCTACCGGCTCTCTGAATGATGAACAGTTACGAAACCTTTTCGAACGCTTAAATTATCTTCGTAACCTTGAAGAGAAAAAACAGGCTGTATTACAGTCTATTGATGACCAGGGTAAGCTTACAGATGAACTTAAGGCGAAGATCGAAGCTGCCGAAAAGCTTGTTACCCTTGAAGACCTTTACAGACCATATAAGCAAAAGAAAAAGACCCGTGCAACTGCTGCTAAAGCAAGAGGTCTCGAGCCACTTGCCGAGTATATTCTCGCTATGTCTGCATCTGCGCCTCTTGAGGAAGAAGCTCAAAAATATGTAACTGGATCGATCACTCCTGCATCAGACAGCAAGGAAGACAAGGTCAAAGCAGCAGAAAAAGAAGTCATTGATGTTGCTGCAGCACTTTCAGGTGCTTCAGATATCATAGCAGAAAAAATTTCTGATGAGCCTGACTACAGAACATACATAAGAGATATCACAGTTTCCGAAGGTAAGATCGTTTCATCCGCAAAAGATGAAAAAGAAAAATCTGTTTATGAAAATTATTATGAATACGAAGAGCCTGTATCAAAAATCGTTGGTCACCGAATTCTGGCTCTTAACCGCGGAGAAAGCGAAAAATTCCTTATCGTAAAGATAGCTGCACCGGAAGATCGTATTTTAGGCTATCTTGAAAAGAAGATCATCACAAAGGATAATCAATATACAACACCTTTCCTTAAAGAATCTATAAAAGACAGCTACAAAAGGCTTATAGAACCTGCCATTGAAAGAGAGATAAGATCTGATCTCACATCAAAGGCTGAGGATGGTGCCATTGATGTATTCGGTAAAAATTTACGTCAGCTTCTAATGCAGCCACCTATTGCAGGTCAGACTGTACTCGGATGGGATCCTGCTTTCCGTACCGGATGCAAACTTGCAGTCGTAGATCCTACAGGTAAGGTTCTTGATACTGTTGTTGTTTACCCTACAGAACCTCAGAAAAAAATTGAAGAAGCAAAGAAAATTGTCAAGAGATTAATTGAAAAATATCATATAAGTCTTATTTCAGTTGGCAATGGTACAGCTTCCAGAGAGTCTGAGCAGGTTATTGTTGAGATGCTCCATGAAATACCTGAAGCCAATGTTCATTATGTAATTACCAATGAAGCCGGAGCAAGTGTTTATTCTGCAAGTGAGTTGGCAACTGAAGAATTCCCTAATTTCGATGTTGGACAGAGAAGTGCGACATCTATTGCAAGACGTGTGCAGGATCCTCTTTCTGAGCTTGTAAAGATCGACCCTAAGTCGATCGGTGTTGGTCAGTATCAGCATGATATGAACCAGAAAAAACTCGGAGATGCTCTGAGTGGTGTTGTTGAAGACGCCGTTAACAATGTAGGTGTAGATGTAAATACAGCTTCAGCTCCGCTCTTAAAATACGTATCAGGCGTAAGCTCTACAGTTGCTAAGAATATTGTTGAGTACAGAGAGGCAAACGGACCTTTCAAGAGCAGAAGCGAATTTAAGAAGGTTCCTAAACTCGGACCCAAGGCTTTCGAACAGTGTGCAGGATTCATGAGAATTCCAAATGCAAAAAATCCTCTTGACTCCACTTCAGTTCACCCGGAGTCTTATGACGCTGCTAAAAAGCTTTTAGAAAAAATCGGCTGTGAAGTAAAGGATGAGGCTGCAATTAATTCTTTTGAAAAATCTATAGACAATAAAACGGAGCTTGCAGAAGAAATCGGTGTCGGTGAACTTACCATGATGGATATCCTTCATGAACTTGAAAAACCCGGCCGTGATCCCAGAGAAGATATGCCGAAGCCTATCCTTCGCTCTGATGTTCTCGATATGAAGGACTTAAAACCCGGCATGCAGCTAAAGGGAACTGTAAGAAATGTTATCGACTTTGGTGCTTTTGTTGATATAGGTGTCCATCAGGATGGTCTCGTTCATCTTTCTCAGATGTGTGATCACTATATCAAGCATCCTCTTGAGGTCGTATCTGTAGGTGATATTGTCGATGTAAAGGTTCTTGATGTTGATGTAGAAAAGGCCCGCATCTCCCTTACAATGAAACTTAATGAAGAGAGAACCTCAAATAAAAAAGTTAACACTAATTCCGATAAAAAACAGGCTAATAATAAAAATCAGGGCAACAGAAATCACAATAAAAAGCCCAACAACAAACCAAGAAAAGAACAAAAACCAAAAGAATATGCTCCCGGAACGATCGGTTATATTCTTGCACATCAAAATCACAAATAA
- a CDS encoding DUF975 family protein: MKIKNSVSKAKSSKELKKEAKIALTGNYTIMIVSILIIGVLSAAANGQIRLSSSLRSTENLLLLFFIAGLSIIFSIIIYIASYFLQFGMIYMALKISRHEKARIEDLFYAFTHRPKKVLAMCLLKLLIFAAGFIPYFIFAAVGMFLALFHNAMIAFYVLLGIGATITLVVDYYFLLRLMLSVYIFIDNTELGVVEILKKSAYYMKGNVRRALYLGVSFIGLYVLGIFTCFIGFYWIRPYMHVTFAGFYNDIVRPAKQKPDWRPFISYAG; this comes from the coding sequence ATGAAAATTAAAAATTCCGTAAGTAAAGCTAAGAGTTCAAAAGAACTAAAAAAGGAAGCAAAGATCGCATTAACCGGAAACTATACGATCATGATAGTTTCAATATTAATTATAGGTGTGCTAAGTGCAGCAGCTAATGGACAGATAAGATTGTCATCATCATTACGTTCGACTGAAAATCTGTTGCTGTTGTTTTTTATAGCCGGACTTTCAATTATCTTTAGTATTATTATTTATATAGCATCATATTTTTTACAGTTCGGAATGATATATATGGCATTGAAGATATCAAGACATGAAAAGGCAAGGATCGAGGATTTGTTTTATGCTTTTACACATAGGCCTAAAAAGGTTTTGGCGATGTGCCTTCTTAAACTTCTGATATTTGCAGCAGGTTTTATCCCATATTTTATTTTTGCTGCGGTAGGAATGTTTTTGGCGCTTTTTCACAATGCTATGATCGCATTCTATGTTTTGTTGGGAATTGGAGCAACGATCACACTTGTTGTAGATTATTATTTTCTTTTAAGACTTATGCTATCCGTCTATATATTTATTGATAATACCGAACTTGGAGTTGTGGAGATATTGAAGAAGTCCGCATATTACATGAAAGGTAACGTAAGACGGGCTCTTTATCTGGGGGTAAGTTTTATAGGTCTCTATGTTTTGGGAATATTTACATGTTTCATAGGATTTTACTGGATAAGACCATATATGCATGTAACCTTCGCAGGATTTTATAATGATATAGTTCGTCCTGCAAAGCAAAAACCTGACTGGAGACCTTTTATCAGTTATGCCGGATAA
- a CDS encoding ECF transporter S component: MCGIAMLSAVAYVLMFLEFPLPMIIPSFIKMDFSDLPALIASFAYGPLAGVAVCLIKNIIHLLNTQTGGVGELSNFILGAAFVASAGLIYGKMHSKKGAVAGAFIGSLAMAVISLFTNYYVVYPIYTAFMPMEAIIGAYKAIVPAVDNLWQCLLIFNLPFTFFKGMCSVLITLLIYKPISRVLKG, from the coding sequence ATGTGCGGAATAGCCATGCTTTCCGCGGTTGCCTATGTACTTATGTTTTTGGAATTTCCACTGCCGATGATCATTCCCTCATTTATAAAGATGGATTTCTCGGATTTACCGGCATTGATAGCATCTTTTGCATATGGACCACTGGCAGGTGTTGCAGTATGTCTTATTAAAAACATCATACACCTTCTTAATACACAGACAGGTGGTGTAGGAGAATTATCAAATTTCATACTTGGAGCAGCGTTTGTAGCTTCGGCCGGTCTTATTTATGGAAAAATGCATTCTAAAAAGGGAGCAGTTGCAGGCGCATTTATCGGATCACTTGCAATGGCTGTTATAAGTCTTTTTACAAATTACTATGTAGTTTATCCTATTTATACAGCGTTTATGCCTATGGAGGCGATTATAGGAGCTTACAAGGCTATCGTTCCCGCAGTGGATAATCTCTGGCAGTGCCTTTTGATATTTAACCTGCCGTTTACATTCTTTAAGGGAATGTGTTCAGTGTTGATCACTCTTTTAATATATAAACCGATTTCCAGAGTTTTGAAGGGATGA
- the tsaE gene encoding tRNA (adenosine(37)-N6)-threonylcarbamoyltransferase complex ATPase subunit type 1 TsaE has product MDKIYESFKAEDTFDIGKKMGEAAQKGDVYALKGDLGVGKTVFTKGFAKGLGIEEHISSPTFTILNSYEDGRMPFHHFDVYRIGDIEEMDEIGYEDCFYGDGVSLVEWAGIIKELMPENTVIITIEKDLEKGFDYRKISVGRNLEEL; this is encoded by the coding sequence ATGGATAAAATTTACGAATCATTTAAAGCGGAAGACACATTTGATATAGGGAAAAAAATGGGCGAGGCAGCGCAAAAGGGCGATGTTTATGCTCTGAAGGGTGATCTTGGAGTCGGAAAGACGGTTTTTACAAAGGGATTTGCTAAAGGCCTTGGGATAGAAGAGCATATAAGCTCTCCGACATTTACTATTTTGAATTCCTATGAGGACGGACGCATGCCATTTCATCACTTTGATGTCTATAGGATAGGTGATATAGAAGAAATGGATGAGATAGGTTATGAAGACTGTTTTTATGGGGATGGGGTAAGTCTGGTTGAATGGGCCGGAATAATAAAAGAGCTCATGCCGGAAAATACAGTTATTATTACAATAGAAAAGGATTTAGAGAAAGGTTTCGACTACAGAAAGATCTCAGTCGGAAGGAATTTGGAAGAATTATGA
- the tsaB gene encoding tRNA (adenosine(37)-N6)-threonylcarbamoyltransferase complex dimerization subunit type 1 TsaB — MKLLAIDTSGLVATVAILVDDSILAEYSVNYKKTHSETLMPMINEIVSITETDIKEFDAIAIAGGPGSFTGLRIGSATAKGIAEVLDIPIVSVPTVDALAYNLWGTSDYIVPMMDARRNQTYTGIYEIDKEGNLIAELEQSAISVEELANKINELGRPVVMLGDGVDRFKPDMDELLTVEHRYAPASMNRQRAASVAMLGAAYYKEGKYTSAAEHAPEYLRKSQAERERENKECSKSAQ; from the coding sequence ATGAAATTACTTGCAATAGATACATCGGGGCTTGTAGCAACCGTTGCGATACTTGTGGATGACAGTATACTTGCGGAGTATTCTGTAAACTATAAAAAAACACATTCAGAAACACTTATGCCTATGATAAATGAAATTGTAAGCATAACGGAAACAGATATAAAGGAATTTGATGCAATAGCGATCGCGGGAGGCCCCGGTTCATTTACTGGCCTAAGGATTGGTTCTGCAACGGCAAAGGGTATTGCAGAGGTGTTGGATATTCCTATAGTAAGTGTTCCGACCGTAGATGCACTTGCATATAATCTTTGGGGAACATCAGATTATATAGTTCCAATGATGGATGCCAGAAGAAATCAGACTTATACAGGTATTTATGAAATAGATAAAGAAGGAAATCTTATAGCTGAATTGGAACAGTCAGCTATAAGTGTAGAAGAGCTTGCAAATAAGATAAATGAGCTTGGAAGACCTGTAGTTATGCTTGGAGATGGAGTTGATCGTTTTAAACCTGATATGGACGAACTTTTAACTGTGGAGCATCGTTACGCACCGGCCAGTATGAATCGCCAGAGGGCAGCGTCTGTTGCTATGCTTGGAGCTGCTTATTATAAAGAGGGAAAATATACCAGCGCTGCTGAACATGCACCGGAATATTTAAGAAAGTCCCAGGCTGAAAGAGAAAGGGAAAATAAGGAATGCTCGAAATCCGCACAATGA
- the rimI gene encoding ribosomal protein S18-alanine N-acetyltransferase — protein sequence MLEIRTMREEDLQKAAELEKECFGSEAWKEKDLRDSLSLDYALYLVASEKDQIIAMAGLRNMCGDADITNVAVSSEFRRKGIAVEILKELMKGGEKMGVENYTLEVRTQNTAAISLYEKLGFVREGLRKNFYENPRDDALIMWKRKEV from the coding sequence ATGCTCGAAATCCGCACAATGAGAGAAGAGGATCTCCAAAAGGCTGCCGAGCTGGAAAAAGAATGCTTTGGGAGCGAAGCGTGGAAGGAGAAGGATTTAAGAGATTCACTTTCACTTGACTATGCCTTATATCTTGTTGCATCTGAAAAAGACCAGATTATAGCTATGGCAGGACTAAGAAATATGTGTGGGGATGCCGATATAACTAACGTAGCGGTATCATCTGAATTTAGAAGAAAAGGAATTGCCGTTGAGATTCTTAAGGAATTGATGAAGGGCGGAGAAAAAATGGGAGTTGAAAATTACACGCTTGAAGTAAGAACCCAAAATACGGCAGCAATAAGCCTTTACGAAAAACTTGGATTTGTGAGAGAAGGCTTAAGGAAAAATTTTTATGAGAATCCGCGGGATGATGCGCTCATCATGTGGAAACGGAAAGAGGTTTAA
- a CDS encoding ribonuclease Z has translation MLDVCLLGSGGMMPLPYRWLTSLLLRFNGNNILIDCGEGTQVALKKKGWSPKPVGMILFTHFHADHISGLPGFLLTLGNAERTEPLLLVGPKGLERVVKSLLVIAPELPFEIKYMELEGDCEFKWEGYRVKAFKVNHNITCYGYSVNIDRAGKFNAEKARAENIPLKFWNRLQKGEKITDDDGKIYTPDMVMGEVRKGIKVTYTTDTRPTESIVENACDSALFICEGMYGEKEKIGKAKEHKHMMFTEAADMARRAKVKELWLTHYSPSLVNPKEFIGEAQKIFARTKPGKDGKTVELKYEDE, from the coding sequence ATGTTAGATGTTTGTCTTTTAGGCTCGGGTGGAATGATGCCATTGCCATACAGATGGCTTACATCACTTCTGCTCAGGTTTAATGGAAATAATATATTGATAGACTGTGGAGAGGGCACGCAGGTCGCTCTTAAAAAGAAAGGCTGGAGTCCTAAGCCAGTCGGGATGATCCTGTTCACACATTTTCATGCTGATCACATAAGCGGACTTCCGGGATTTCTTTTAACACTTGGTAATGCTGAAAGAACAGAACCACTGCTTTTGGTTGGACCCAAGGGACTTGAAAGAGTTGTGAAATCGCTATTGGTGATCGCACCGGAACTTCCATTTGAAATTAAATATATGGAACTTGAAGGCGACTGTGAATTTAAATGGGAAGGCTACAGGGTCAAGGCTTTTAAGGTTAATCATAATATAACCTGCTATGGATATTCGGTAAATATAGACAGGGCAGGAAAGTTTAATGCAGAAAAAGCCAGGGCAGAAAATATCCCGTTAAAGTTTTGGAACCGTCTTCAGAAGGGTGAAAAAATCACCGATGATGATGGGAAAATCTATACTCCCGATATGGTTATGGGAGAAGTCAGAAAAGGTATAAAGGTCACATATACGACAGATACGCGGCCGACAGAATCAATAGTAGAAAATGCCTGTGATTCCGCTCTCTTTATTTGTGAAGGAATGTATGGCGAGAAAGAAAAGATAGGCAAGGCAAAAGAGCATAAGCACATGATGTTTACCGAGGCGGCTGATATGGCCAGAAGAGCTAAGGTTAAGGAACTCTGGCTTACACATTATAGCCCGTCGCTGGTAAATCCGAAAGAGTTTATAGGAGAGGCGCAAAAAATATTTGCACGTACCAAACCCGGTAAGGATGGAAAGACGGTGGAGCTTAAATATGAAGACGAATAA